ATCACCATGTTACATATCAAACCGATTTTATCCAGTTTAATGCGCAGTAAAAGTGCGCCGGTTTTATTGCTATTGCAGATTATTTTGTCGGTTGCGATAGTCGCCAATGCGAGCTTTATTATTAACGAACGTTTGTCGCTAATGCAGCGAGAATCTGGCTATGCCGAAGATCAGATCCTGACCTTTAACCTGTATAATTTCGATCCTGCTATCGACAACATGAAACAAAACCAAGTTGACCAACAAATTTTGCGTTCGCTGCCCAATGTAATTGATGCCAGTTACAGCAATATGTTGCCGTTAAGCGGCAGCGGATGGATGGATCGCTATGTTGACGGCCCAGATGCCGATACCGCTAAAAGCACCCCTGGGTTTGCCTTTTATTTGGGTAATGAGCACTTACTCAATGTGATGGGAGCGAAGTTAATTGCCGGGCGAAATTTTACCGCCGATGAAATTAATACCAGCTTAGATGACAGCGGCATGATGGCGTTAGTGTCGCAACCGTTAGCCAAAGCCTTTTGGGGCGATGAGTCACCTTTAGGTAAAACCATGTATCAAGGTGAGCAAGCCGTGACCATTATAGGCGTAGTGGATAAGCTGCAAGGTGCTTGGGTTGACCACGAAAACTTTGAATACAGCGTGATCCAGAATATCGATTTTGGTGGCAGTAGTAGTAATAAATCATACATGGTGCGGGCATTACCTGAACATATTCCAGCGTTAGAAGAAGCCATTAGTAAAGCCTTGTATGCAGAAAACCCAAACCGTGTAGTGGAAAACTTCCAAACACTCACCACGATTAAAAATTTAACTTACAGTAACCACCGTTTAATGGCGACAGTGTTAAGTATTATGGTGGTGTTATTGTTATTAATTACAGCGTTGGGATTAACCGGTATGGTGATGTTTAATATTCAACGCCGCACCAAACAAATAGGCACTCGCCGCGCGCTGGGTGCACGTAAACGTGACATTATTGAATACTTTATGGTGGAAAATTACCTAATTTGTATTGTCGGTGGGGTCATCGGTGGCATGCTATCGTTGGTACTTGGGCAGCAATTAATGTCACTGTATAGCTTACCTATGGTACCGGTGATTTATCCGATTATCTCTGTTATTGGTTTGCTGGTTGTAACTACGCTAGCGGTAATAGTGCCCGCAGCTAAGGCGGCTAATATTTCACCCGCCATGGCAACGCGCAGTGTGTAGACCGCATACCATTAGAGGCTCAGCTTGGTACTCAGCTTGGTACTCAGCTTGGTACTCAGCTTGAGACTCTATGCGAGACAGTCATTGCTAATGTATTGAATTTTGCCCTAGCGTGCTAGGCTTATAAACGTGACTAATAAATACAGATATTTGGATATAACTCAATGAGAACAACATCATCGTAATGGATAATATTTTAATTGTTGATGACAATCACGCCATTTGCCAAGCGCTTGCGTTAATGATTGAACTGCATGGCTATCAGGCAATTTTTTGTCATTCACCAGAAGCGGCTATTGAGATTGTGACTAATAAAGAGATCAGCTTAGTCATTCAAGACATGAACTTTAGCCGTGATACCACCTCGGGTGAAGAAGGCAAGCAACTGTTTTACGCATTGCGTCAGTTACAGCCTAATTTACCGATTATTTTAATGACTGCGTGGACCCAATTAGAAACCGCTGTCGAGTTGGTTAAAGCGGGGGCAGCTGATTACATGGGGAAACCGTGGGATGACGCTAAGCTGCTTAATAGTATTAGCAACCTATTATCAATTTATCGACTGTCTCAGCAAAATAGCCAATTAACCCGGATAGACAGTGAACGCATGTCGGCCATTAATGGCGCCGATTTATGTGGCTTAATTTTTGGTAGTGGTGCCATGCAGCGCTGTGTTGATTTGGCATTGCAAGTTGCGCGATCCGATGTGTCGGTGATGATCACTGGCCCCAATGGTGCGGGCAAAGACAAAATAGCCGATATTTTACAGGCCAACTCGCCATTAAAAGATAAACCGTTTATTAAGGTCAATATTGGTGCTTTACCAATGGATTTATTAGAGGCCGAATTGTTTGGCGCCGAAGCGGGTGCTTTTACGGGCGCCAATAAAACCCGTATGGGCCGTTTTGAAGCTGCCGATGGTGGCACATTATTTTTAGATGAAATTGGTAATTTGCCATTATCTGGCCAAGTGAAACTATTGCGCGTGTTGCAAACCGGTGAGTTTGAACGTTTAGGCAGTCATCAAACCCGTAAAGTGAATGTGCGAGTGATTAGCGCAACCAACGCGGATTTAGCCGACGACATTGCTCATGGGCGTTTTCGTGAAGATTTATTTTATCGTTTAAATGTCATTGAGCTAGCCATATCACCATTGAATCAACGCCAGGATGATATTTTACCGTTAGTGAAACACTTTATTGGTGCTCATTATAGCCTTGATAAGTCGACCCAGCAGGCGTTAATTAATCACAGTTGGTCGGGTAATGTGCGTGAATTAGAAAATGCCTGCAAAAGGGCGGCGCTGTTAGCTAAGTCACCACAATTAACGATTGATGACTTTGGCTTGATGGCGATAGCTAATGGCGGTGCAGCTACCCAGCATGCGCTTGTTGTTGAACATCATCTTGGCCAACAAGATCAGGGCATTGATGACACACAGTCGATTTGCGAACCCGATAAGCAACAGCTAGAAGACGCTTTAGCGCAATATAATGGCGTCATTGCCAGAGTAGCAAAATCGTTTGGCTTGAGTAGACAAGCCCTTTATCGCCGTATGGAGAAATATGGCCTTAGGGTGACTAGATAATGATGTTATCACTGCGCACTAAATTGCTGATCAGTAACATGTTGAGCTGCCTTTTGGGAGCGATGTCAGGCGCTTTAGTGTGGCTTACATTGGGTGATGACACCTTATGGTTGGCTATTATTGTGATGCTGGCGGTGTGTTATTTTTGCAGTATGTGGCTAACAAGACGATTAAGTGAAAGTCTGCAAGCATTGGAAATCGGTCTACTTAACTTTAAAGATAATGATTTTAGTGTGTCGCTGCATCCCTACGGCGAACCACAATTAGATGCGCTAGTGAGCTTATATAACCAAGCATCGGCAAAATTGCGTAGTGAGCGACAGTTTATTTATCAGCGCGAGTTAATGCTCGATAAAGTGATTCAGAACTCACCTAATGTCATGCTATTAATCGATAATTCCCAGCGAGTCATTTACGCCAATGGCGCAGCAAGACATTTGTTTAATCAGGGTGTCAAAGTAGAAGGCATGTTGTTACCTGATCTTGTGGTGATGTTACCCGACACGCTTAAAGCGGCGTTAAGCAGTGAGCAAGAAGGACTGTTTTCGATGGGCGGTAGCGGGGCCGATGGTGTTGATAGTCATTCTAATACTGATGCTGACAGTAGCGACGTTGAAACCTGGCATATCTCTCGTGGCCGCTTCACTCAAAACAATCAGCAGCACCATTTAATTTTGCTTAAACAGCTCACCAAAGAACTTAACCGCCAAGAAGTGGCTGTGTGGAAAAAGGTGATTCGAATTATTAGCCACGAGCTTAATAACTCGGTCGCGCCCATTGCTTCTATGGTCAACTCCGGTAAGTTTTTAACCCAGCATTTAGACGACAGCAAGTTGCAATTAATTTTTGATACCATCGAAAATCGCACCACACACCTGAGCCAATTTATTTCCCATTATGCTCAGTTTGCTAAGTTACCACTGCCACAAAAAGCCTCAATTGATTGGGCTAAGATGACCCAGCAATTAGCGCAGCAATACCCATTTAAATTGTTGTCACCTTTACCGATTAAGCCGATAAAACTCGATGCAGTGCAATTAGAACAAGTCTTTATTAATCTGCTTAAAAACGCTCACGAGTCTGGCGCGGAGGCAGACACTGTGTCGATAACGTTTGAGGAAGTGACTCATCCAATTAACGGGTTATTAATCAAAGTAGATGACCAAGGTTGCGGGATGTCTAGCGAGGTATTGTCGCAAGCCTTGTTACCGTTTTACTCAACTAAACAATCTGGTACAGGGATTGGTTTGCCATTATGTCGCGAGATTATTGAAGCGCATGGTGGCCGTATTAGTATGCAAAACCGCCCAGAAGGCGGCTTAAGCGTCAAAGTATGGTTGCCTTCACAGGAGGGTTAATATGTGATTTTTAGCCCTAACTAAGGCTATTAATTGTGCGTTGATATCAGCGTTTAATAAATAATAATGTCTGATTATTGATAATAACGTTTGATCATTTCGATCAATGTTTTCCAAGTGAGTTGAAGCCGTAAAACGTTTTTGCCCCAAGGTTTGTTTAGAAATATGGCCTGCGGCCACTAACGTCGTGGCGCTTCACCCACACCAGACCAAGAGGAAACCAACGGCTGTTCCCTCTTGGAACTCCCAGCCGCCACATCAAAATTATCTGAAAAGCGATAATTTCGCGACGTGGATCAATCCAGCTTTTGACTGCATTTGATGTGGTCAAGTAAAACTGTACACAAACAGGGGGTGTTTTATGCAGCCATTTCGGCAGCCGCTGGCGTCATATAATTGTTATAACTATGACCACGTTTTGTATTGTAGTGATTTAGTATGTAATTCAACGCATCCAGCTTCGCTTCATCAAAATTGTTGTAACCATACTTCGGCATCCATTCTGTTTTAAAACTTCTAAAAAAACGTTCCATTACCGCGTTATCCCAGCAGTTTCCTCGTCGACTCATACTCTGCGTTATTTGATATTTCCACAGCATTTGTCGATATTGAAGACTACTGTAATGGCAACCCTGGTCAGAATGAAACATCAGGTTTTGGGGCCGTCCACGACTTTCAAATGCCATTCTTAATGCTGCACAAGTCAAATCGGTATTCGGGCTGTCAGAGCAAGCCCAACCCACCACTTTTCTCGCATACAAATCCATTACCACGGCTAAATAGAGCCATTTGGTTCCTGACCAAACATAGGTCACGTCACCACACCAAACCTGATTTATTGCTTCAACGTTAAACTGCCGCTTTAACAAATTAGGGGCTATTTTAGATTCATCATTTGCTATCTTGTAACGATGCTTTCTGGGTTGGTTACTGATTAGCCCTGCATCTCTCATTAAACTCGCGGCCTTATAACGGCCAACATTTTCACCCAGTTGATTAAGCTGGCCTGCTATCGTTCTTGCCCCTGCAGAGCCACGACTATCACGGTGGATTGCAATCGCTTGCTGGCGCAGTTTCTCACGTTCAGGCTTCACTAATCCACGATGTTTGAGATGATAATGGTAGCTGCTACGCGGTATTTTAAACAAATGACAAAGCTGTTTGACGATGTTCTGCTCTCTCGATAACAATTCAATTAATGCTATCGTTTGATGTTGTCTTGCATTAAGAGAGCGGTAGCCTTTTTTAAGATATCTTTCTCCCATTCAATTTTCTTAATTTGCGCTTCAAGCTCTTGAATTCGTTTTTGTTCGGGAGTGATGGCATTAGCTGATGGAGTAATACCTTCAAATTCTTGTCTTAGCTGGGTTACCCAACGTCTAATCGCTGTCGGGCCTACGCCGGTTGCATCACAAGCTTCTCGGATGGTGTAACCTTGTTTAATCACAAGGTTAGCGGTATCTATTCTAAATTCTGTTGAGTAAGTTGGTTGAGTCTTCATTACTTTTTACACCGTTTTATCTTAAGGGGATTTTACCTCAATCGGTGTACAGATTCATTAAGCCACAATAATTTGAAGCCTGCTTCGGCCTTATTCGAAAATGCTAACGCTTCAGATGGGGCGTCCCTTCCCCTCTAAAGCTAACCAGACATCCATGTCTGGGCTCACGTCATTTTCTTCAACGGCTTCAAGTTCAGAGTTGAATTTGGACCGTTGCAAGCAATATACGTAACTCATTTATGCCCCATTATGTTTTTAGATTATGGCCTGCGGCCACTAACGTCGTGGCGCTTCACCCACACCAGACCAAAAGGAAACCAACGGCTGTTCCCTCTTGGATCACCCAGCCGCCCCGCAACATTTTCAAACAGCGAAAAGGTCGCCATGGGGTTGATCCAGCTTTTGACTTTATTGTTATTCCGCCTCGGACTTATTCGAAAATGCTAACGCTTCCGATGGTACATCCTGTACCCCGAAAGCTAGCCTGACATCCATGTCAGGATTCACGCTATTTTCTTCAACGTCCTCAAGTTCAGAGTTGAATTTGTCCCTTTTAAAGTCAGTATATCTGACACGTTTATGTCGGATAGACGACACTTGTTACCAAGTGCCGCCCTCCTAAGAACCCAGCGTGCAACTTTCACTGCACTAGGCTCAAGCCTCCACAAAGGTATCGTTAGATACCCAGCAACTTATAAAGCAGTGAGAGCTGATTCATTCCAAGAGTTACGAGCTTGCCTTTTCGATTTTCTCCTAACCAAGTATTCTAGGTACTGAGGGTCGAATGGTATAGCCGCACTTCGGATTTTCACGTGTCTCTCAATAGGCACCTTGGCTATTTGGAATAGATTAAATTGGCAATCCATATCCTTGACCTTCTGCCAACCGTGAAATTGCCATTGGCCTTTTCGGTTGATGAAGTATTTAAGGGCTATCCAAGTCTTAGATTTTGTTGGATGGCGCCTTACTGCCCAGTGCCATAACGTATAGAATAGTTTGTGCCCAACATACCCGAATACTTGCTTAGCAACGCAATGACGATAATAATTCGCCCAACCCCTTAGTTTTGGATTTATCAGTTTGATAAGATCGTTAACAGGGATGGTTGCGTGCTTTTTGATGAGTTCGCGCAGGTTACTCAAGAACAACAAGGTATTGGACTTGCTCGGTTTGATGAGCAATTTTCCTTTGTACTTCCTATGATTGAACCCTAAGAAGTCAAAACCCTTGTTGATGTGGGTAATGTGCGTTTTCTCTTCGGAGAGTGTTAAGCCTCTTTCCGCCAAGAAGTCAGCGATCAACGGTTTGATATCGTTCTCGAGCACTTCCTTTGAAGCGCAGGTGACGACGAAATCGTCGGCGTATCCAATAAAGTTGGCTCTAGCACCCTTTTTGAGTGCTGTAGACTTTATGCGCTGTTCAAGTCCAGCAAGAGTCATTAGCATCAAGGTTGGGGATATAACCCCTCCTTGTGGCGTGCCCTCATCAGTACGATAAAACAACCCTTTATCCATAAAACCAGACTTTAACCATTGTTCCAACATTCGTTTATCTATGGCGATGTTATCAACAAGCCATTGATGCCCGATTTTGTCGAAGCAGGATTTGATATCTCCCTCAAGAACCCATTGCGCTGATCTCTTTAGAGCCAAGCATTTGAAGCACTGATCGACTGCGTCGGCAGTGCTACGATTTGGTCTAAATCCATAGCTGTTTGGGTCAGCAAGCGTCTCCGATATAGGCTCTAATGCAAGAAGGTGGAGCGCTTGTTGTGCTCTGTCTATCATGCATGGGATACCAAGAGGTCTAAGTTTGCCATTCTTTTTGGGGATATAGATACGCTTGAGTGGTTTGGCTTGATATGCCTTCCTGCTCAATTGATTTACTGCTTTCATGCGGCGTGCATCCGTGTTCCAGATGACACCATCTATTCCAGGCGTTCTACTGCCTTTGTTTTTTGATACTCGTTTAACAGCAAGAAGTTTTGCTGAACGCGAGTGAGTCAGTATCCATTGCAACGCTTTCGCCTTACCGTGTTTACCTTCTCGTGTTGCCTTTGCAATACGCATCTGAAGCTTTAATACATGCGGTTCAACGGATTTCCAGTCTATGGACTGCCATTGTTCGCCGTCAGGAGAGGCACTAATCTCTGTTGAAATCATCATTTGCGTTTCTCCTTGAATAAAGTTCTTCAAATTATCTTGCAACGGGAGACCAGTCGGAAGTGGGCTCACTTTCGTGACCAGACACAAGTCTGTATCTGCATCGTTACAATGCAGCCTTTGCTTTTTCCAACCTCCTATACCTGCACCGCTATCGGCCATATCGGCTTTCCCAAAGGGAGCAATACAGGCTTACCGTGTTCCGTATGTCGCGCAATGTCAGGGTAGATGCCCGCTATAGTGCGAAGAGTTATATTGACCACGAAAGAGCATGGGGCAATCTCTTTCCAACTCTCATTGCCTTTTGGCCACAGCGTATAAACCACTTCCGCTGTTTCATCGTATAACGCACCTTACGCGGATTTACATATGTTCATCATACTGACTACCTAGCACTCACCCAATTTGTGGTTATCAGGAGGATCGTTCTCTCACGATTCAGATCCCGATTGGTCTATAACCAATCTTCATTACATTGTCAGAGCCGCTACTTTATTCAGGCTCCTAGGTTCATCTGGTGATACAGATGGTTCACTCAAAAGCGGTGAACAGCGCTTCATACGACCTCACGTCGCACGCCCCGTTCCTTGTTAGAAAACATCCAATTTAAACTTTGCTTGAACTTAGTTATCGCTAATTTATGAAAGCACCATTTTGATATAAATTTATCTACGATTAACATCATAAAATCTTTGCGACAGCATACTGTGTTTTTACACAGTTATAATTCATTTGTGTTAGAACAACAGTGTTGTTTCTCGTTATGTAATTGCGAAAATTCTCGGTTTCACCTAAAAGACAATGCTATCCAATTGAATTAGCTTATTTTTGTTAATATATCTGCTCTACATAACGAGTTTGTATTATTCTCGATTATCTAAATTCTCGCTTTTGCCTAGACTAAAAGGTTATTGATTTGGGTTATTTAAGCTGATAAGTTACTAAAATTATTAATAATTAAAGCAGTATGGATGTTGAGTTTTGGTGAGCTTCTCAGGATGTTTATCGGAATTCTCGCTAATACGCTGTTATGCAAAGTGGGTAAATGACCAAATTTTGGATTAATCATAAAATCGATATTGTCATTTTAGCTGTAATACTTTTAAGTATATCGGTTTGGATTTTTCATGTCTGGTCAGATGAAAATATCGAAGAAATAGATTTAAGTAATAGCGCTATCTCATGTGAACTAAATGGAAAGTTTAGTACCTATTCAGTTCGATTTTCAAAAAATGGCACAGACTATTTCATGACTAAAAAATACAATTTTTGCGAATTGTACAGAGATGAAATACGTGGTAAATCAATAAAGGGGGAGTACCTTAAAGGTAATAACCTGTTGAAAAAGATTGAGGTCGATGGTGCTAGCTATCATGAGCAGTTAGCACT
The nucleotide sequence above comes from Shewanella sp. Arc9-LZ. Encoded proteins:
- a CDS encoding ABC transporter permease, which codes for MLHIKPILSSLMRSKSAPVLLLLQIILSVAIVANASFIINERLSLMQRESGYAEDQILTFNLYNFDPAIDNMKQNQVDQQILRSLPNVIDASYSNMLPLSGSGWMDRYVDGPDADTAKSTPGFAFYLGNEHLLNVMGAKLIAGRNFTADEINTSLDDSGMMALVSQPLAKAFWGDESPLGKTMYQGEQAVTIIGVVDKLQGAWVDHENFEYSVIQNIDFGGSSSNKSYMVRALPEHIPALEEAISKALYAENPNRVVENFQTLTTIKNLTYSNHRLMATVLSIMVVLLLLITALGLTGMVMFNIQRRTKQIGTRRALGARKRDIIEYFMVENYLICIVGGVIGGMLSLVLGQQLMSLYSLPMVPVIYPIISVIGLLVVTTLAVIVPAAKAANISPAMATRSV
- a CDS encoding sigma-54 dependent transcriptional regulator, which codes for MDNILIVDDNHAICQALALMIELHGYQAIFCHSPEAAIEIVTNKEISLVIQDMNFSRDTTSGEEGKQLFYALRQLQPNLPIILMTAWTQLETAVELVKAGAADYMGKPWDDAKLLNSISNLLSIYRLSQQNSQLTRIDSERMSAINGADLCGLIFGSGAMQRCVDLALQVARSDVSVMITGPNGAGKDKIADILQANSPLKDKPFIKVNIGALPMDLLEAELFGAEAGAFTGANKTRMGRFEAADGGTLFLDEIGNLPLSGQVKLLRVLQTGEFERLGSHQTRKVNVRVISATNADLADDIAHGRFREDLFYRLNVIELAISPLNQRQDDILPLVKHFIGAHYSLDKSTQQALINHSWSGNVRELENACKRAALLAKSPQLTIDDFGLMAIANGGAATQHALVVEHHLGQQDQGIDDTQSICEPDKQQLEDALAQYNGVIARVAKSFGLSRQALYRRMEKYGLRVTR
- a CDS encoding PAS domain-containing sensor histidine kinase; amino-acid sequence: MLSLRTKLLISNMLSCLLGAMSGALVWLTLGDDTLWLAIIVMLAVCYFCSMWLTRRLSESLQALEIGLLNFKDNDFSVSLHPYGEPQLDALVSLYNQASAKLRSERQFIYQRELMLDKVIQNSPNVMLLIDNSQRVIYANGAARHLFNQGVKVEGMLLPDLVVMLPDTLKAALSSEQEGLFSMGGSGADGVDSHSNTDADSSDVETWHISRGRFTQNNQQHHLILLKQLTKELNRQEVAVWKKVIRIISHELNNSVAPIASMVNSGKFLTQHLDDSKLQLIFDTIENRTTHLSQFISHYAQFAKLPLPQKASIDWAKMTQQLAQQYPFKLLSPLPIKPIKLDAVQLEQVFINLLKNAHESGAEADTVSITFEEVTHPINGLLIKVDDQGCGMSSEVLSQALLPFYSTKQSGTGIGLPLCREIIEAHGGRISMQNRPEGGLSVKVWLPSQEG
- a CDS encoding IS3 family transposase (programmed frameshift); this encodes MKTQPTYSTEFRIDTANLVIKQGYTIREACDATGVGPTAIRRWVTQLRQEFEGITPSANAITPEQKRIQELEAQIKKIEWEKGYLKKGYRSLNARQHQTIALIELLSREQNIVKQLCHLFKIPRSSYHYHLKHRGLVKPEREKLRQQAIAIHRDSRGSAGARTIAGQLNQLGENVGRYKAASLMRDAGLISNQPRKHRYKIANDESKIAPNLLKRQFNVEAINQVWCGDVTYVWSGTKWLYLAVVMDLYARKVVGWACSDSPNTDLTCAALRMAFESRGRPQNLMFHSDQGCHYSSLQYRQMLWKYQITQSMSRRGNCWDNAVMERFFRSFKTEWMPKYGYNNFDEAKLDALNYILNHYNTKRGHSYNNYMTPAAAEMAA
- the ltrA gene encoding group II intron reverse transcriptase/maturase, with translation MMISTEISASPDGEQWQSIDWKSVEPHVLKLQMRIAKATREGKHGKAKALQWILTHSRSAKLLAVKRVSKNKGSRTPGIDGVIWNTDARRMKAVNQLSRKAYQAKPLKRIYIPKKNGKLRPLGIPCMIDRAQQALHLLALEPISETLADPNSYGFRPNRSTADAVDQCFKCLALKRSAQWVLEGDIKSCFDKIGHQWLVDNIAIDKRMLEQWLKSGFMDKGLFYRTDEGTPQGGVISPTLMLMTLAGLEQRIKSTALKKGARANFIGYADDFVVTCASKEVLENDIKPLIADFLAERGLTLSEEKTHITHINKGFDFLGFNHRKYKGKLLIKPSKSNTLLFLSNLRELIKKHATIPVNDLIKLINPKLRGWANYYRHCVAKQVFGYVGHKLFYTLWHWAVRRHPTKSKTWIALKYFINRKGQWQFHGWQKVKDMDCQFNLFQIAKVPIERHVKIRSAAIPFDPQYLEYLVRRKSKRQARNSWNESALTAL